Proteins found in one Campylobacter canadensis genomic segment:
- the clpP gene encoding ATP-dependent Clp endopeptidase proteolytic subunit ClpP → MSYIPYVIEKTSKGERSYDIYSRLLKDRIVLLSGEINDEVASSIVAQLLFLEAQDASKDIYLYINSPGGVVTSGLSIYDTMNYIKPDISTICIGQAASMGAFLLSSGTKGKRFALPNARIMIHQPLGGARGQATDIEIHTKEILRLKLLLNQTLAKNTGKSLKTIEKDTERDNFMSSQEALKYGLIDKILEKSFK, encoded by the coding sequence ATGAGCTATATCCCATATGTAATTGAAAAAACAAGCAAGGGTGAAAGAAGCTATGATATATATTCAAGACTTTTAAAGGACAGAATTGTCCTTTTAAGTGGCGAAATTAATGATGAAGTTGCTTCATCAATTGTTGCTCAATTACTTTTTTTAGAAGCGCAAGATGCTAGCAAAGATATATATTTATACATAAATAGTCCAGGTGGTGTAGTAACTAGTGGTCTTAGCATATATGATACAATGAATTACATTAAGCCAGATATTAGCACTATTTGCATAGGTCAAGCTGCTTCAATGGGCGCATTTTTGCTAAGTAGCGGTACTAAGGGTAAAAGGTTTGCTCTACCAAATGCTAGAATTATGATTCATCAACCTTTAGGTGGAGCAAGAGGACAGGCAACTGATATTGAAATACATACCAAAGAAATATTGAGATTAAAGCTTTTATTAAATCAAACTCTAGCAAAAAACACAGGTAAATCTCTAAAAACTATTGAAAAAGATACTGAAAGAGATAATTTTATGAGTTCGCAAGAAGCTTTAAAATATGGTTTAATTGATAAAATATTAGAAAAAAGTTTTAAATAA
- a CDS encoding GGDEF domain-containing protein, protein MSEELDLNAEGVKIQKLGGGEFEKFAQQVVKQLIDDNVAPTPNNYSIYFEKLLETKAMAFKKRVNEMMSFEKDDQNNKIANIEQDIKLTFSSIKQLVGTISMIYKNIVTIKTLIKNKTQDLKISNSSLAVQSVLKTLDNDINKLTVALDAQLNSIKQGYEEITTIYKRVDEQSEFDDKFGVFNKRYLLKSVKKDLDDINKYGYSVSLLFLRIKENLLESIQLQKDKTLLMRNAAKLLLKTSRRSDVVAHYGDGIFIMEMKHTDIVSAKKACERISDLFYNTTFFIDEKEINMDIEMSVCALKDGNLDEQFAKAINILSSTGKDSEYFAVVEDSE, encoded by the coding sequence TTGAGTGAAGAATTAGATTTAAATGCTGAGGGTGTAAAAATTCAAAAACTTGGGGGAGGAGAATTTGAGAAATTTGCGCAGCAGGTTGTAAAACAGTTAATTGATGATAATGTAGCACCTACACCTAATAATTATTCAATATATTTTGAAAAATTATTAGAAACAAAAGCTATGGCATTTAAAAAGCGTGTTAATGAAATGATGTCGTTTGAAAAAGATGATCAAAATAATAAAATAGCAAACATAGAACAAGACATAAAATTAACATTTAGCAGTATTAAACAGCTTGTTGGTACAATATCGATGATTTATAAAAATATTGTTACCATAAAAACTTTGATTAAAAATAAAACTCAAGATTTAAAAATATCAAATAGTTCATTAGCTGTTCAGAGTGTTTTAAAAACGCTTGATAATGATATAAATAAATTAACAGTAGCCTTAGATGCTCAATTAAATAGTATAAAACAAGGCTATGAAGAAATAACAACTATTTATAAAAGAGTTGATGAGCAAAGCGAATTTGATGATAAATTTGGCGTATTTAATAAACGCTATTTATTAAAAAGTGTAAAAAAAGATTTAGATGATATAAATAAATATGGTTATTCCGTATCTTTATTATTTTTAAGAATCAAGGAAAATTTATTAGAAAGTATTCAATTACAAAAAGATAAAACTTTACTTATGAGAAATGCAGCAAAGCTCCTACTAAAAACTTCAAGAAGAAGTGATGTTGTTGCACATTATGGTGATGGAATTTTTATTATGGAAATGAAACATACTGATATTGTAAGTGCTAAAAAAGCTTGTGAAAGAATTAGTGATTTATTTTATAATACTACATTTTTTATAGATGAAAAAGAAATTAATATGGATATTGAAATGAGTGTATGTGCTTTAAAAGATGGTAATTTAGATGAACAGTTTGCAAAAGCTATTAATATATTATCAAGCACTGGTAAAGATAGTGAATATTTTGCAGTTGTGGAAGATAGCGAATGA
- the def gene encoding peptide deformylase, which yields MKLDILTYPNPILFQKCNEVSVIDDDLRKFLDDMYDTMIASNGIGLAAIQVGVNKRIFIINLLNEESIQDKKDLIEFINPVITPIGDAKQIYEEGCLSVPGFFEEVTRYDSIKVEYYDRFNNKKTLEANGLLAVAIQHENDHLDGHLFIEKISFNAKKKFEKHYKESKKRKKNK from the coding sequence ATGAAATTAGATATACTAACCTACCCTAATCCTATTTTATTTCAAAAATGCAATGAGGTTAGTGTAATTGACGATGATTTAAGAAAATTTTTAGATGATATGTATGATACCATGATTGCATCTAATGGTATTGGCCTTGCAGCAATTCAAGTTGGAGTAAATAAAAGAATTTTTATTATTAATCTTTTAAACGAAGAATCGATTCAAGATAAAAAAGATTTAATTGAGTTTATTAATCCTGTTATAACCCCTATTGGCGATGCCAAGCAAATTTATGAAGAAGGTTGTCTTAGCGTGCCTGGTTTTTTTGAAGAAGTAACTAGGTATGATAGCATAAAGGTTGAGTATTACGATAGATTTAACAACAAAAAAACATTAGAAGCTAACGGGCTACTTGCAGTAGCTATTCAACATGAAAATGACCATCTTGATGGACATTTATTTATTGAAAAGATTTCTTTTAATGCTAAGAAAAAATTTGAAAAACATTACAAAGAAAGCAAAAAGCGTAAAAAAAATAAATAA
- a CDS encoding tyrosine-type recombinase/integrase gives MKIVSRNNKLYIHYINNENKLIRFSTKLSANKSNLTYVKANIFKLIKDYELDLKLSKESFEGYALKFLKHNEVGKKDITNKNNKRIFKNHISPYFKTLKDLNYKNVQSFISKLNENNSLCAEFKKDIANRLKALCTEAIESESIKTFAFPKTNFKDNKVKLNISDKVLTIEELRNLIESCKDDFLKQVIIIKCFTGIRNSELIALTWDCIDYENEKITIKYNISDGKITTTKTNRVRVIDMLPQVKTALQEIENNHKHNDTYVLSSAKNKTRYTNSSALVKRFKDYLKANDFKELKFYWTRHIFATLCLSKNIPIDWISSTLGHHKINTTLTYYATYIEDKEKIDAIKNEFKTIC, from the coding sequence ATGAAAATTGTAAGCAGAAACAATAAGCTATATATTCATTATATAAATAATGAAAATAAGCTAATTCGCTTTAGCACTAAACTTAGTGCAAATAAGAGCAATTTAACTTATGTAAAGGCAAATATCTTTAAGTTAATAAAGGATTATGAGCTTGATTTGAAACTTTCAAAGGAAAGCTTTGAAGGGTATGCTTTAAAATTTTTAAAGCACAATGAGGTTGGTAAAAAAGATATTACTAATAAAAATAATAAAAGAATATTTAAAAACCACATCTCCCCATACTTTAAAACTTTAAAAGACCTAAATTATAAAAATGTGCAAAGCTTTATTTCTAAGCTAAATGAAAACAACAGCCTATGTGCTGAGTTTAAAAAAGATATAGCAAATAGGTTGAAAGCTTTATGTACTGAAGCAATTGAAAGCGAAAGCATAAAAACTTTTGCTTTTCCAAAAACAAATTTTAAAGATAATAAAGTTAAACTAAATATCAGCGACAAAGTTTTAACCATTGAAGAGCTAAGAAATTTAATTGAAAGCTGCAAAGATGATTTTTTGAAGCAGGTAATAATTATTAAGTGCTTTACGGGTATTAGAAATAGTGAGTTAATAGCACTCACTTGGGATTGTATTGATTATGAAAATGAGAAAATCACAATCAAATACAATATTTCAGATGGCAAAATCACCACAACCAAAACAAACAGAGTGAGGGTGATTGATATGCTCCCTCAAGTCAAAACAGCTTTGCAAGAGATAGAAAACAATCATAAGCACAACGATACTTATGTTTTATCAAGTGCTAAAAATAAAACACGCTACACAAATAGTAGCGCATTGGTAAAACGCTTTAAAGATTATTTAAAAGCTAATGATTTTAAAGAATTAAAATTTTATTGGACGCGACATATTTTCGCAACTCTATGTCTAAGCAAAAATATTCCTATCGATTGGATATCATCTACTTTAGGGCACCATAAAATTAATACGACATTAACATACTATGCAACATACATTGAAGACAAAGAAAAGATAGACGCAATTAAAAATGAGTTTAAAACGATATGCTAG